The following proteins come from a genomic window of Maribacter sp. HTCC2170:
- a CDS encoding inorganic phosphate transporter yields MSLVFVLLILGACFLAYSNGANDNFKGVATLFGSGITNYKKAISWATITTFLGSVVAIFLAEELVKNFSGKGLVPNELILEPNFAIAIALGAAITVYLATKIGMPISTTHSLVGALFGAGIMAVGSDFNFLKLGKTFLIPLVVSPLMAAVLSLIAYLFFRYLRKVLDITKNDGFTIQKVENSLVSISDNKMRMDSHDVMTASLNNEISTSYNGVLLGVSSQRILDTLHYLSSGVVSFARGLNDTPKIVGLLLVINTIDIKWGMIAVAMVMAVGGLVNAKKVGITMSKKITPMNPGQGFTANMITGLLVTTASIHGLPVSTTHVSVGSIFGIGSVTKKSDFKMISKIVLSWILTLPIAALSSALVFKLLEAFV; encoded by the coding sequence ATGAGTTTAGTTTTTGTTCTTTTAATTCTGGGTGCTTGTTTTTTGGCTTATAGCAACGGTGCCAACGACAACTTCAAAGGAGTGGCCACTCTGTTCGGAAGTGGTATTACCAATTACAAAAAAGCAATAAGTTGGGCTACAATAACCACCTTTTTAGGATCGGTTGTAGCCATATTTTTGGCAGAGGAACTTGTTAAAAATTTCTCAGGTAAGGGCCTTGTACCCAACGAACTTATCCTTGAACCAAATTTTGCGATTGCAATTGCATTGGGTGCTGCCATAACCGTTTACCTCGCCACAAAAATTGGTATGCCCATATCTACTACACACAGTTTGGTGGGAGCTTTATTTGGAGCAGGTATCATGGCTGTTGGGAGTGATTTCAATTTTTTAAAATTGGGTAAGACCTTTCTAATACCTTTAGTTGTTAGTCCGCTAATGGCTGCTGTTCTTAGTCTTATTGCTTATTTGTTTTTTAGATACTTGCGTAAAGTTTTAGACATTACGAAAAATGATGGTTTTACCATTCAAAAGGTTGAAAATTCCCTTGTATCCATTTCAGACAATAAAATGCGTATGGATTCCCACGATGTAATGACAGCTTCTTTAAACAATGAAATAAGCACTAGCTATAATGGCGTTTTGCTTGGAGTTTCTTCACAAAGGATTCTTGACACCTTGCACTATTTGAGTTCCGGGGTCGTCAGCTTCGCAAGAGGGCTTAATGACACTCCAAAAATAGTAGGCCTATTACTAGTAATAAACACGATAGACATTAAATGGGGCATGATCGCTGTGGCAATGGTCATGGCTGTCGGCGGATTAGTGAACGCCAAAAAAGTGGGAATTACAATGAGTAAAAAAATAACCCCCATGAATCCCGGTCAAGGATTCACTGCCAATATGATAACTGGTTTACTGGTTACAACTGCAAGTATTCATGGATTACCAGTTTCAACAACACATGTTTCCGTTGGTTCTATTTTTGGTATTGGTTCTGTTACCAAAAAATCTGATTTTAAAATGATTTCCAAGATAGTTTTATCTTGGATTCTGACCTTACCAATAGCTGCCTTAAGCAGTGCACTTGTTTTTAAGTTATTGGAGGCTTTTGTTTAA
- the arsM gene encoding arsenosugar biosynthesis arsenite methyltransferase ArsM translates to MSYLEATNDLYKEAALTPDVGLCCTTNPIWQFPGLSIPKIMQEMNYGCGSTVSAQDLVNNPKVLYVGVGGGMELLQFSYFSRQKGGVTGVDVVDEMLEASKQNFKLAEEENDWFKSEFVNLVKGDALNLPVEDESIDVAAQNCLFNIFKTEDLKKAISEMYRVLKPHGRLVMSDPTCEQPMNETLRNDDSLRALCLSGSIPIKDYVKALTDAGFGTIEIRSRKSYRVLSPNHYPTDELVFIESIEIAAIKDPMPKDGPCIFTGKTAIYYGDEEYFDDNAGHVLMQNQPLAICDKTARQLAQASDQIHISESTWHYNGGGCC, encoded by the coding sequence ATGAGCTATTTAGAAGCCACTAACGACCTATATAAAGAAGCTGCATTAACTCCTGATGTGGGTTTATGTTGTACAACAAATCCCATATGGCAATTCCCAGGTCTATCAATTCCAAAAATCATGCAAGAAATGAATTACGGTTGTGGCAGTACAGTATCTGCCCAAGACCTTGTGAACAACCCCAAAGTATTGTATGTGGGTGTTGGAGGCGGTATGGAACTATTGCAATTTTCCTATTTCTCAAGACAAAAAGGTGGGGTAACCGGTGTAGACGTAGTTGATGAAATGCTGGAAGCTTCAAAACAGAACTTTAAACTGGCGGAAGAAGAAAATGATTGGTTCAAGAGTGAATTTGTTAATCTTGTAAAAGGTGATGCATTGAATTTACCCGTTGAGGATGAAAGTATAGATGTGGCCGCACAAAATTGTTTATTCAACATTTTTAAGACTGAGGACCTTAAGAAAGCAATAAGCGAGATGTACCGTGTACTTAAGCCTCATGGTAGATTGGTGATGAGTGACCCAACTTGTGAGCAACCCATGAACGAAACTTTAAGAAATGATGATAGTCTTAGGGCCTTATGTCTTAGTGGAAGTATCCCCATTAAAGACTATGTAAAGGCATTGACCGATGCTGGTTTTGGTACAATTGAAATAAGGTCAAGAAAATCATATAGGGTTTTATCTCCCAATCATTATCCGACCGATGAATTGGTTTTTATTGAATCTATTGAGATTGCCGCAATAAAAGACCCTATGCCGAAAGACGGCCCATGTATTTTCACAGGCAAAACAGCAATCTATTATGGTGATGAAGAGTATTTTGACGATAATGCCGGTCACGTTCTCATGCAGAACCAGCCTTTGGCAATATGTGATAAAACTGCAAGACAATTAGCCCAGGCCAGCGACCAAATTCACATTAGTGAAAGTACTTGGCATTATAATGGCGGGGGCTGTTGTTAA
- a CDS encoding TIGR04283 family arsenosugar biosynthesis glycosyltransferase, which produces MKNNVDLSIIIPTLNEAINIGQLIDTLRANLSNSINTELLIIDGGSNDATVHIAQQKAVQVFNGVQGRARQMNLGAEKAKGKILYFLHADTTPPVDFDKYILNAISTKYEAGCFQMKFDSKSWFLNFFAWFTRYNYKLCRGGDQSLFITKKLFNKTKGFNEDYIIFEDNEFIGRLYQQTSFNILPQYVRTSARKYDELGTIKLQYHFGIIHLKNYLGAGPDKLYDYYKRKIVV; this is translated from the coding sequence ATGAAAAATAATGTTGACTTAAGTATAATCATTCCTACTTTGAATGAGGCCATTAATATTGGCCAACTTATAGATACCTTAAGGGCAAACCTCAGCAACTCAATAAATACAGAACTTTTAATAATTGATGGTGGCAGTAATGATGCTACAGTACATATTGCCCAACAGAAAGCAGTACAAGTTTTTAATGGTGTTCAAGGACGAGCAAGGCAAATGAACCTAGGAGCAGAAAAGGCGAAAGGTAAAATTCTATATTTTCTTCATGCAGACACTACTCCCCCTGTCGACTTTGATAAGTATATTTTGAATGCCATTTCAACAAAATATGAAGCTGGTTGTTTTCAAATGAAATTTGACAGTAAAAGTTGGTTTTTGAATTTCTTTGCTTGGTTTACCAGATATAATTATAAGCTTTGTAGAGGTGGAGATCAGTCCTTGTTCATTACCAAAAAGCTGTTTAATAAAACCAAAGGTTTTAACGAGGACTACATTATTTTCGAAGACAATGAATTTATTGGTCGTTTATACCAACAAACCAGTTTTAATATTCTTCCACAATACGTACGGACATCAGCTAGAAAATATGATGAACTAGGAACTATAAAACTTCAATACCATTTTGGGATTATACACTTAAAGAACTATTTAGGCGCAGGACCAGATAAGCTATATGATTATTACAAAAGAAAAATAGTTGTTTAA
- a CDS encoding type III pantothenate kinase codes for MNLIIDVGNTYVKLAVFEKDNLLFDEVGDTKNLAEEVKKIFKKYTKIDWAIISSVVSLDIDDIKALTTFCNLHVLDHSSKTPFKSQYASPTTLGVDRIALAAAGYFHNQDKNTLVIDAGTCITYDMVTGQGDYLGGAISPGIMMRYKALNNQTSKLPLLGKEPPIDLIGTTTETSIHSGIINGVCAEIDGIIEQYSSRFEDLTVILTGGDAQFLSKRLKNTIFAHSKFLLEGLNYLLDYNKR; via the coding sequence ATGAATCTAATTATAGATGTCGGAAATACCTATGTAAAGCTAGCTGTTTTTGAAAAAGACAATCTTTTATTCGATGAAGTTGGTGACACGAAAAATCTGGCGGAAGAAGTAAAAAAGATTTTTAAGAAGTACACTAAAATAGACTGGGCCATAATTTCTTCAGTTGTTAGTTTGGACATTGATGATATTAAGGCATTGACCACTTTTTGTAACCTTCATGTACTTGACCATTCATCTAAAACACCTTTCAAAAGCCAATATGCCTCTCCAACAACCTTAGGGGTGGATCGCATTGCCTTGGCTGCAGCGGGATATTTTCATAATCAAGATAAAAACACCCTGGTCATTGATGCTGGCACATGTATAACTTATGATATGGTAACTGGCCAAGGAGATTATTTGGGAGGAGCTATTTCTCCAGGAATAATGATGAGGTATAAAGCTTTAAACAATCAAACTTCAAAACTCCCTTTATTGGGAAAGGAACCTCCAATTGATTTGATTGGCACTACTACCGAAACAAGTATCCACAGCGGTATTATTAATGGCGTTTGCGCAGAAATTGATGGAATAATTGAGCAATATTCATCTAGATTCGAAGATTTAACAGTTATTTTAACAGGAGGTGACGCCCAATTTTTGTCTAAACGGTTAAAAAATACCATATTTGCCCATTCCAAATTTCTACTAGAAGGATTAAATTATTTGCTAGACTACAATAAGCGTTAA
- a CDS encoding POTRA domain-containing protein: MSKTLLSFILLLFIAIGSAQETKVSTIEINGTKRLKTSFIKRLINTKSGQILDSLGLEKDVTRLKRLPAVSNAKYQVSEANNGEVDIVINIEENFTLIPYANLFSSSNDDFAFRIGLQEFNLLGKNINIGAFYQFDVFSSYGLNLRAPYLFSNKLGLSLSYNDFETQEPIFFNNTTADYKYGNQGLELMGLYEIDFKNRLELGFSLFNEKYKYLAGATQEDIPQSLNVKKHLFKLIYNFEDIQYHYQYLNGFRSTLNFQYVGSSDENLRKFLIGFNDFVFYKRIGNRGNWANRFRLGLASNFETPFAPFSVDNNLNIRGVGNTIDRGTAAIVFNTEYRHTLIDKDWFVLQSNVFIDGGSWRLAGGDFSDFTDEGNLRVYPGVGLRFMHKRIFNAIFRIDYGYGVTKNGSNGIVFGIGQYF; encoded by the coding sequence ATGTCAAAGACACTTTTGTCATTTATCCTTTTATTGTTTATTGCTATTGGCTCTGCGCAGGAAACTAAGGTGAGCACTATAGAAATCAACGGGACCAAAAGGTTAAAAACATCCTTTATTAAGAGATTGATTAATACAAAATCAGGTCAAATTCTTGACTCTTTGGGACTAGAAAAAGATGTAACACGATTGAAAAGACTGCCGGCGGTTTCAAACGCCAAGTATCAAGTTTCTGAAGCAAATAATGGGGAAGTAGATATAGTAATAAATATTGAGGAAAATTTTACATTGATTCCTTATGCGAATCTTTTTAGTTCTTCAAATGATGATTTCGCATTTAGAATTGGATTACAAGAGTTTAATTTATTGGGCAAGAATATTAATATTGGCGCATTTTATCAATTTGATGTATTTAGCTCTTATGGATTAAATTTAAGAGCACCATATTTATTCTCAAACAAGCTTGGTTTATCATTGAGTTACAATGATTTTGAAACCCAGGAACCCATTTTTTTCAATAATACCACTGCTGATTACAAATATGGAAATCAAGGACTTGAGTTAATGGGTCTTTACGAAATTGATTTCAAGAATAGGCTCGAATTGGGATTTAGTCTGTTCAACGAAAAATATAAATATTTGGCTGGTGCAACCCAAGAAGATATACCGCAAAGTTTGAATGTAAAAAAGCATTTGTTTAAACTGATCTATAATTTTGAAGATATTCAATATCATTATCAGTATCTGAACGGATTTAGAAGTACGTTGAATTTTCAATACGTAGGGAGCTCGGATGAAAACCTTAGAAAATTCTTGATAGGTTTCAACGATTTTGTTTTTTATAAAAGAATTGGGAATAGAGGTAATTGGGCAAATAGATTTAGATTGGGTCTGGCAAGTAATTTTGAAACGCCATTCGCTCCATTTTCTGTTGATAATAACTTGAATATTAGGGGAGTTGGTAATACAATCGATAGGGGAACCGCAGCAATTGTATTTAATACTGAATATAGGCACACTTTAATAGATAAAGACTGGTTCGTACTTCAGAGTAATGTTTTTATAGATGGAGGGTCATGGCGTTTGGCAGGAGGAGATTTTAGTGATTTTACTGATGAGGGCAATCTTAGAGTTTATCCAGGAGTTGGTCTAAGGTTTATGCATAAACGTATTTTCAATGCTATTTTCAGGATAGACTATGGTTATGGGGTAACTAAAAACGGATCTAATGGAATAGTATTTGGAATTGGACAGTATTTTTGA
- a CDS encoding glycoside hydrolase family 113 — protein MRTLGVLLFCFLQFSCASQKFEKINGVSFVASRDKVGQHHIDEILKVNANHAAVMPFGFIREINSPDIIFDTDRQWFGETKGGARQYIEMLHKNGVKVMLKPQIWIWRGEFTGTLEMQSEKDWLKLEASYEDFIMAYAQLAQETKTDLLCVGTELEKFVKNRPDYWAKLIEKVRTVYYGQITYAANWDEFPRTTFWEQLDYIGIDAYFPLSEERTPSVEQLKKGWKRHKEKINSLSKEKNKPVIFTEYGYRSMDYTAKKPWLVDRNEEQVNFEGQVNAKKAIFEEFWNEKWFAGGYVWKWFIHHDKAGGLKDNRFTPQNKPAQEVIKEFYKMY, from the coding sequence ATGAGGACATTGGGTGTATTGCTTTTCTGTTTTTTACAGTTTTCCTGTGCTAGCCAAAAGTTTGAAAAAATAAATGGCGTCAGTTTTGTTGCTTCCCGCGATAAAGTTGGTCAACATCATATAGATGAAATTTTAAAAGTGAATGCCAATCACGCTGCTGTAATGCCATTTGGTTTTATTCGTGAAATCAATTCTCCTGATATTATTTTTGATACTGATAGACAATGGTTTGGTGAAACCAAAGGTGGTGCACGCCAGTATATTGAAATGTTGCATAAAAATGGAGTGAAGGTAATGTTGAAGCCTCAAATTTGGATATGGCGTGGAGAGTTTACAGGAACCTTGGAAATGCAGTCAGAAAAAGATTGGCTAAAACTCGAAGCTTCCTATGAAGATTTTATTATGGCCTATGCACAATTGGCCCAAGAAACGAAAACAGACCTTTTATGTGTTGGGACCGAGCTGGAGAAATTCGTTAAAAACCGACCTGACTATTGGGCAAAACTTATCGAAAAAGTAAGAACGGTTTATTATGGCCAGATAACCTATGCAGCCAATTGGGACGAGTTTCCAAGAACTACTTTTTGGGAACAGTTGGATTATATAGGTATTGATGCTTATTTTCCCTTATCGGAGGAGCGTACACCTTCTGTTGAGCAATTAAAAAAAGGCTGGAAAAGACATAAAGAGAAAATAAACTCACTTTCTAAAGAAAAAAATAAGCCAGTTATATTCACAGAATACGGTTATCGTAGTATGGACTATACTGCGAAGAAACCATGGTTGGTAGATCGCAATGAAGAGCAGGTAAATTTTGAAGGTCAGGTAAATGCCAAGAAAGCCATTTTCGAGGAATTTTGGAACGAAAAATGGTTTGCAGGAGGGTATGTCTGGAAATGGTTCATTCATCACGACAAGGCAGGTGGGTTGAAGGATAATAGGTTTACCCCTCAGAATAAACCAGCTCAGGAAGTTATCAAAGAGTTCTATAAAATGTATTAG
- a CDS encoding N-acetylmuramoyl-L-alanine amidase → MGVLKYKGVLFIVVFLAFFMATAQDSYISVKAEKGDGIYSLLRKQGVNPYEKFDDFITLNQGNLRDSVHLYEGRAYLLPSYDSILKIDEPVSVESKLDMGTAYAIFGKKHAYVKPKSSKLNNAVYYLVSGHGGPDPGAMANYENKSIAEDEYAYDITLRLAKELLAHEATVYIIIRDENDGIRDERILKIDHDEVAYGGERIPLNHLARLKQRVDIVNELHKKHRGQFQRLIVTHVDSRSIGQNIDVFFYHHAKSKNGKKLAESIHKTFQQKYRKYQPNRTYTGTFGDRTELYLVRKTHPAMAYIEIGNIRNSKDQKRILVPDNRQALAKWISEGVIMDFESGEIGRIR, encoded by the coding sequence ATGGGTGTATTGAAATATAAAGGTGTATTGTTTATTGTAGTGTTTTTGGCTTTTTTTATGGCTACTGCGCAAGATTCCTATATCTCTGTAAAAGCAGAAAAAGGGGATGGTATTTACTCTCTTTTGCGAAAGCAAGGAGTGAATCCGTATGAGAAATTTGATGATTTTATCACCCTTAATCAGGGGAATTTGAGGGACAGTGTTCATTTGTATGAAGGTAGAGCTTACCTACTGCCGAGTTATGATTCCATTTTAAAAATTGATGAACCTGTTTCTGTAGAGAGCAAATTGGACATGGGAACGGCCTATGCTATTTTTGGGAAGAAGCATGCTTATGTAAAACCTAAAAGTTCAAAATTAAACAATGCAGTATATTATCTGGTTTCGGGACATGGTGGTCCTGATCCTGGAGCTATGGCGAATTATGAAAATAAATCAATTGCGGAAGATGAATATGCCTATGACATTACATTACGTTTGGCTAAAGAGTTATTGGCCCATGAAGCAACCGTTTATATAATCATTAGAGATGAAAATGACGGGATACGTGATGAACGCATTTTAAAAATAGATCATGATGAAGTTGCCTATGGTGGAGAGAGAATTCCATTGAATCACCTTGCACGTTTAAAACAACGTGTTGATATTGTCAATGAGTTGCATAAAAAGCATAGGGGACAATTCCAGAGACTGATAGTAACTCATGTTGATAGTCGTAGTATAGGCCAGAACATTGATGTGTTCTTTTACCATCATGCGAAAAGCAAGAACGGAAAAAAATTAGCTGAAAGCATTCATAAAACTTTTCAGCAGAAATATAGGAAGTACCAACCCAACCGAACTTATACAGGAACTTTTGGAGATAGAACTGAACTTTATCTAGTAAGAAAAACCCATCCCGCGATGGCTTATATAGAAATTGGGAATATTAGAAACAGTAAGGATCAGAAACGAATATTAGTCCCAGATAATCGCCAAGCACTCGCCAAGTGGATTTCTGAGGGTGTTATTATGGATTTTGAAAGTGGTGAGATAGGGCGTATTCGTTAA
- a CDS encoding N-acetylmuramoyl-L-alanine amidase, translated as MTFNKIISALLFTCFSVLTLISQEVQSTVIAKSGDGIFSLLRNEGIEIAKYYEEFIKLNEDNIKNGSHLIVGQEYKIPFAPDSFKNSGVRLQFPDENEEAIFKNELASLKRIDSTMRNTVYYLITNSGDSNNVQNEIAERMARKLLQRNARVYLMNFKRSDSLDLLDLTSVINKKFLKHKGHYQRVLVLNTKGLASSSNTNVTVYHNAKSKEGRELADNLLMVIGKNRIKQKSLDEYVGVFKDFESVSFAKNLLPTLTFVEMGKKSNSDTKSLKVSSNKKNIANLLTNGILLDYSKLDFEEN; from the coding sequence GTGACTTTCAATAAAATTATTTCAGCACTTTTATTTACCTGTTTTTCAGTCTTAACCTTAATTTCCCAGGAAGTTCAAAGCACTGTCATTGCAAAAAGCGGAGACGGTATTTTCTCACTTTTACGAAATGAGGGAATAGAAATAGCTAAGTATTACGAGGAGTTTATAAAATTGAATGAAGATAATATCAAAAATGGAAGTCATCTCATCGTTGGCCAGGAATATAAAATTCCGTTTGCACCTGATTCATTCAAAAATTCGGGGGTTCGGCTTCAATTTCCAGATGAAAATGAAGAAGCTATTTTTAAAAATGAGTTGGCCTCCTTGAAGCGGATTGATAGTACAATGCGCAATACTGTTTATTATTTAATCACGAATTCCGGTGACTCAAATAATGTGCAAAATGAAATTGCCGAAAGAATGGCAAGAAAATTGCTTCAACGTAACGCAAGGGTTTATTTGATGAACTTTAAAAGGAGTGATTCGTTAGACTTATTGGATCTGACAAGTGTAATCAACAAAAAGTTTTTGAAGCACAAAGGTCATTACCAAAGAGTATTGGTGTTGAATACCAAAGGCTTGGCATCTAGTTCTAATACCAATGTAACTGTATATCATAACGCCAAAAGTAAGGAGGGCCGTGAATTGGCAGATAACTTATTGATGGTAATTGGAAAAAATAGAATTAAACAAAAATCCTTGGACGAGTATGTTGGTGTTTTTAAAGACTTTGAGAGTGTTTCATTTGCAAAGAATCTTTTGCCAACACTGACGTTTGTCGAGATGGGAAAAAAATCAAATTCTGACACTAAGAGTTTAAAAGTGTCTTCAAATAAGAAAAATATTGCCAACCTTTTGACCAATGGTATATTATTGGATTATTCCAAGTTAGATTTTGAAGAGAATTAA
- a CDS encoding DUF547 domain-containing protein, with translation MNINLYLTFLYSFFLLLLGCPPQSHEPIKVSGNLVQSLNHDAWDQLVKKHVDDKGNVDYKRFKEDAEQLNGYIDFLSKNPISRTAKKEERLAYYINLYNAGTVQLILEHYPLESIKNIFRPWGKDRLVIGDNKYSLGEIEHDILRKMNEPRIHFAINCASFSCPKLLNEAYTASKMEKQLQRATFEFINDVSKNKISQNTVSLSKIFKWYKGDFTKKNSLIDYIEKYSDIEFSDDLDIEYLTYDWRLNEK, from the coding sequence ATGAATATCAATCTATATTTAACATTTCTATATTCCTTTTTTCTCTTGTTATTGGGTTGCCCACCACAATCACATGAACCGATTAAAGTCTCAGGTAATTTAGTACAATCATTGAATCATGATGCTTGGGACCAACTTGTAAAAAAGCATGTAGATGATAAGGGCAATGTTGATTATAAACGTTTTAAAGAAGATGCTGAGCAATTGAATGGTTATATTGATTTTCTTTCCAAGAATCCTATTTCGAGAACCGCAAAAAAAGAAGAGCGATTGGCTTATTACATAAACCTATATAATGCTGGAACAGTACAGTTGATTCTTGAACACTATCCTTTGGAGAGCATTAAAAATATTTTTAGGCCTTGGGGCAAGGACAGGCTTGTGATTGGAGATAACAAGTATTCTTTAGGTGAAATTGAGCATGACATTCTTAGGAAAATGAATGAGCCACGAATCCATTTTGCCATAAATTGCGCTTCCTTTTCCTGTCCAAAACTATTAAACGAAGCCTATACGGCTTCTAAAATGGAGAAGCAATTGCAAAGGGCCACTTTTGAATTCATAAATGATGTTTCAAAAAACAAGATTTCCCAGAACACTGTTTCGTTATCGAAAATCTTCAAATGGTACAAAGGCGATTTCACCAAAAAAAACTCGTTAATTGATTATATTGAAAAGTATTCCGATATTGAATTCTCTGATGACCTGGATATTGAATACCTAACCTACGACTGGCGCTTGAATGAAAAATAA
- a CDS encoding rhodanese-like domain-containing protein, with translation MRILFTLNIVLFLCFSTVAQKKLDRTLRTLNNETVPYLENSKAVNENGITFLDTREINEFETSHIKNAIWVGYDSFDSQIINDSVPDKTTPIVVYCSIGVRSEDIGEKLQEMGYSNVRNLYGGIFKWKNDGYPVFDQENKETEKVHAYDKLWGKLLTKGEKVYE, from the coding sequence ATGAGAATACTCTTCACATTAAATATTGTGCTCTTTTTGTGCTTTTCAACTGTCGCCCAAAAAAAACTGGACAGGACTTTACGAACATTGAACAATGAGACAGTACCTTACCTCGAGAATTCCAAAGCTGTGAATGAAAATGGTATTACATTTCTTGATACAAGGGAAATAAATGAGTTTGAAACAAGCCATATCAAAAATGCTATTTGGGTGGGTTATGATTCTTTTGACTCTCAAATTATCAATGATTCGGTACCAGATAAAACCACGCCTATTGTAGTTTACTGCTCAATCGGAGTACGCTCTGAAGATATTGGCGAGAAGCTTCAAGAAATGGGATATTCAAACGTGAGGAATCTTTACGGCGGCATCTTTAAATGGAAGAATGATGGTTATCCTGTTTTCGACCAAGAAAACAAAGAGACCGAAAAAGTACATGCCTATGATAAGCTTTGGGGGAAATTGTTGACAAAAGGTGAAAAGGTCTACGAATAA
- a CDS encoding purine-nucleoside phosphorylase — protein MRLSEKQLKESTDYLKTKGFEQPEIGIVLGTGLGQLVEAIENPITAHYNNIPFFPLATVEFHSGKLIYGNIEGKKVVVMQGRFHLYEGYDFTDVTYPIRVMHRLGIKKLFVSNAAGAINLDFKKGDIMLIEDHINLQGSSPLAFGNVANFGDRFVDMSEPYDLQMRQKIEAIASKEEIKLKKGVYASVVGPQLETKAEYRMLKIIGADAVGMSTVPEVIVANHLRLPIVAVSVLTDECDPEDLQPVNIQEIIEIAGKTEPKMIKLFKELIKEI, from the coding sequence ATGAGATTATCAGAAAAACAATTAAAAGAATCTACGGATTACCTTAAAACCAAGGGGTTCGAACAGCCTGAAATAGGAATTGTACTGGGAACTGGTCTCGGGCAACTAGTTGAAGCTATAGAAAATCCTATTACCGCGCATTACAATAACATTCCATTTTTCCCATTGGCAACAGTGGAATTTCATTCTGGAAAGTTGATTTATGGGAACATTGAAGGCAAAAAAGTTGTGGTCATGCAAGGTCGTTTTCACTTATACGAAGGCTACGATTTTACAGACGTGACCTACCCAATTCGAGTAATGCATAGATTGGGAATTAAAAAATTATTCGTCTCAAACGCCGCAGGTGCCATTAACCTTGATTTTAAAAAAGGGGACATAATGCTTATTGAAGATCATATAAATTTACAAGGAAGTTCTCCTCTGGCATTTGGAAATGTTGCCAATTTTGGAGATCGTTTTGTTGATATGAGCGAACCTTATGATCTTCAAATGAGACAGAAGATTGAAGCAATTGCTTCCAAGGAGGAGATTAAACTTAAAAAAGGTGTTTATGCCTCAGTAGTAGGGCCACAGTTGGAAACCAAAGCAGAATACCGAATGTTAAAGATTATTGGTGCAGATGCCGTGGGAATGAGCACTGTACCAGAAGTAATTGTCGCCAATCATTTACGACTACCAATCGTAGCTGTGTCTGTTTTAACCGATGAATGTGACCCTGAGGATCTACAACCAGTTAATATTCAGGAGATTATTGAAATCGCCGGAAAGACCGAACCAAAGATGATTAAACTTTTCAAAGAATTAATAAAAGAAATATGA
- a CDS encoding TIGR04282 family arsenosugar biosynthesis glycosyltransferase: MSITQSNSPKKDENVIHYQRVNSKDLLLIFTRNPILGACKTRLAAKVGDQVALNIYKFLLKHTSQITNNLNVHKRVYYSEEVWDDDVWSNETFEKCLQNGEDLGQRMSIAFRKGFESGFENIIVIGSDMYDLSKKDLTEAFTQLKTSNFVVGPAEDGGYYLLGMNIYNETVFKNKKWGTNSVFNETMTDLKIEKTHLLKTKNDIDVFDDIKDIKAFQPFLQKL, translated from the coding sequence ATGAGCATTACACAAAGTAATTCCCCAAAAAAGGACGAGAATGTCATTCATTACCAAAGGGTCAATTCAAAAGATCTTTTATTAATATTTACCAGAAATCCTATACTAGGCGCTTGTAAGACCAGATTAGCAGCAAAAGTTGGTGATCAAGTGGCCCTCAACATTTACAAGTTTCTTTTAAAACATACTTCTCAAATTACGAACAACCTAAACGTGCACAAACGGGTGTATTACTCAGAAGAGGTTTGGGATGACGACGTTTGGTCAAACGAGACTTTCGAAAAATGTCTTCAAAATGGCGAAGATTTAGGACAACGAATGTCAATTGCCTTTCGAAAAGGATTTGAATCCGGATTTGAAAACATCATTGTCATTGGAAGCGATATGTATGACCTCAGTAAAAAAGACTTGACCGAGGCCTTTACTCAACTCAAGACATCTAACTTTGTAGTTGGCCCTGCAGAAGATGGGGGATATTATTTGTTGGGAATGAACATTTATAATGAAACGGTGTTCAAAAACAAAAAATGGGGAACCAATAGTGTTTTCAATGAAACAATGACTGATCTTAAAATCGAAAAAACACATCTTTTAAAAACAAAGAACGACATTGATGTTTTTGATGACATTAAGGATATAAAGGCTTTTCAGCCATTTTTACAAAAACTATGA